Genomic window (Sparus aurata chromosome 19, fSpaAur1.1, whole genome shotgun sequence):
TGGAATCAATGTGACTCAGCTGCAGAGTCACAGTGTTACTGACACTACTGACAATAAGTGACATCTAAATAAAAGGGCTACCTGAATACAGACGCTCTACCTGCTGTACCTGAGGAGTCCCATTAGATTTTAGCTGGAGTTCAGATTTAATGACACCTGGTTCTTGTTGGGGACTTTACAGAACGCAACACGAGAGCAACAAACACAGaatgtaagaaaataaacagacagaaGTGCTGAAATCAAACATACGAAGACTCAGTGATCAAAGAATCAGGTGATAAACATCATAACAGTGAAACAGACTGTGTTCAAGATATCAGgttaaaaatgtcataaagattcattagttaaaaaatattaaatagattcaacatttaaaaactgtccATATCTACAATTCTGACTTTTGTTCTCAGAGTTCTGATCTTGAGCTCAGGGTCCTGGGATTGAGGTCAGAGTTCTGGGAGGAAGATCAGAATTCCGAGAAAACAGTTTGGGTTCTGGGTTTAAGCGTGGATTGTGGTGAGAGGGGGTCAGAGTTCAAAAGAAGAAGTCGGAGTTCTGAAAAAGGGTTAGAATGTTGGTATTGAATTCAGAGTTCTGGTTTTGGGTGTGGACTTCTGATTTTTTGCTCCTAATTCTTACCTTGAACTGAGAGTTCTGGGAAAGAAGACGGAGTTCTCGGAAAAGGGTTGTAGTTTAAGGATTGAAGACAGAATTCTGGTTTTGGACTTTGAGTTCTGATTATATCCTCCAGATTATGACTTTGAACTCAGGGTTCTGGGATTGGGGTCGGAATTTTGTAAGGAAGGTCAGAGTTCTAGGAAAAAGGTTGGAGTATTGGGATTGAAGTCAGAGCTCTGTATTTTAGGTCAGGATTCTTGGTTTGAGCTTGgatttctgactttttctccAAATTTAAACTCAGGGTACAGGGATTGAAGTTGAAGTTCAGGGTTTGGGAGGAGGTCAGAGTTCTGGGAAAATGGGTTTGCTCTGATGGTATCACCTGTTCATTCAGGTGACTATcaggccaagatgtttacagaGGAAGGGGTCGACCTCACGGAGGAACTCTATCACCTCTAAACTGGCAGCTTCACCTTTCCTCCTCACTGTGTCGATAACAAAACGAGCTTTGTCTTCTCTGTTGTGCTTGTCATCCGCTGACTCCCTCTCAGAATCAGTCAGCACCTTTTTCTCAaacagtttgtccagcagacTCTTGAGAACAGGTCCTGATATCCCCTCGATGAAGCTGCTCCGTATGTCCTTCAGAATCTGGACTGAGCTGCCCTGCACACAGGGTCTCTTTAGTCCAGCAGACGGAAGACAAACCTCTCTTTGCCACACAATGTGAGAGCTGTTGGTGTCTCTCAGAAGCACCTTCATATTCAACATGATTGTTTTTAACGTCACCTGGAATGACGGGATGTAGTTGTCATAGGACTCCTCATCAAATTCTGCATCTTTCGGTTGAACTAGAACTGAGTCGTCTTCAGGACAAGTGGACAGTGTGTATTCCTGCTTTGGCAGCAGTTTACAGTGTGAGGAAGTCTCTATGTAGAGCTCATCTCCAACTAATTTCTTTCTGGTGCGTCGCACATCCCGGACCACGACATTCCTCGGAAGCATCAACACATTCAGGAATGATGTGAGATTTTGATCAGACAGAGGCCTGTAGAACAGCAGAACCAGCGCTCGGACCGGCTCAGGAGGTGAGTCTTCATCCTTGACGTTACCGAAAGCAGAAAACCCTGAGATGTTGATGATCACATGAGTTTCTGTTATCCTATGAGGGGGGATGAACTCGATGCCCTCATCATTCAGGTGAGCGACTGACAAGAATGGACATCCAGCTGTGGATGGGATCTCACAGTGTGGGAGATGAAGCCGacacacagactgctgcagacATTTGATGTCAAACAGGGGTCCTGCAGgcttcttgtgatgttgggCCAGTAGCCTCCTGTCCCAAGAGACAATCCTGTAAACCACGTCCCCTTCTCCCTCCATGTGGAACACCAGGCCCGTCACACTGCACTGGTACAGGCCTGGGCAGGAGCACAGGAACCGGTAGCTTTCATCGTTGTCATCAACAGTGATATCAGGTGTAAACTCCTCGAAGCTGCTTTTTAACAGCATGTCAGGTAAGCTCTGTGATGGTCTGAAGGTCTTGTTCTCTGCACAGCTTATTTGACTCAGTGAGGGAACACTGTGAGAACGAGGCAAACAGCTGGAGCCTCTTTGACTCCAACCAGGATCTGAGGACAGCTGGAGGTGAGGACGGGTCGGCTGGGTGTTTGTGCCTGAGGAGCTCACAGCTGGAACAGGAGCCTCCATTTTAACCAGGGTGTCATCGTCACCTCCTGCCTCACATTCAGATGGTTGAGGcttgttatttatattttctccaCTTCCTTCAGTGTTAAAAAAATCTTCAAAGAGCAAGCTGAAGTCCAGATCTGAACAATCCAGAAGTAACTCTGGATCTGAGTCGGATAATTCTGACCGAACCTGGAAGTCTGGTAGTTGATGGGTGGTTGAAGTAGCTGACACAGTTGGCAAAGTGTTTGTGATTGAGGACTTCACATCTGTTAGAGATGTCTCCATTTCCATCTGTGCATCACTTTCAGCTCCTGACGCATTTTCAGACTGCACAGACATTATCTCATATCTATTTTCTGCACTTCCTGCACTGTAGACAGGGCTGCAGACAGGGCTGCAGACAGCGCTGCAGCCAGGGCTGCAGACAGCGCTGCAGCTCCACCCGTCATCATCCTCAGGACTGCTGATCTGACCGAAAACATTTTGAGGATCAGAGTCATCGGAGGCCGAGGAGTGTTGAAGGGTGGATGGACCAGCTGTTTCATGCAGCTCAGTTCTCCTGGTATAATCCTGACTGTGTCCTGGTGTAGCATCTGCTGCAGTGGAGGGAGTCTTCATCAGTCCTGTTTCTCTGAGTGGACCAGGTGAAGGTCGAGCTAACATGTAGTCAGATTGATCAACAGCAGAAGCAACACCAGGGGAAGATTTCTTtgatttcttcttccttctggAGCTGTGgctttttgattttcttttatgtttcaCAGCTGACTTTATTTTGCTGTGTTCTGAAGTGTCACAATCAGAGTCAGAGGTGTCAGTATCAGCAGTCATTTTAGATATATGCTTTGTAGATAAGTCTAATGGCATCACAGACAAATTTTCAGCCTGTGTTAAGGTCCTGTTCTTTGCAGAGGGTATTTCACTCAGTGAGGATGAGTTAAGAGAACAATTGATAGGTAAAGGCAGATGAAGGAGAGGGTTTTCAGTTGAATAGTTCTCAGCAGTAACAGGTGGAAACATTTCTTCTCTGGCTCTACCGTCAGGCGTTTGAGGGTCAGAGTGTATTTGTGTTGAACTGGAATCAGGCAGAAAATATCCTCTGACTGATGTTCCAAATAATGGCTTCCTTGGACTTGCTGTTCCCCTGGAATCATCCTGACTGTGACCTGGTGTAGCATCTGATGCAGTGGAGAGAGTCTTTATCACTGTTTCTCTGAGTGGACCAGGTGAAGGTCGATCTAAGGTGTAGTCAAAATGAACAACAGTAGAAGCAACACCAGGGGAAGATTTCTTtgatttcctcctctttctggaGCTGTGGATTTCtgattttctttcatgtttcaCAGCTGACTTTATTTTGCTGCTTTCAAAAGTGTCACAATCAGAGTCAGAGGTGTCAGTATCAGCAGTCATTTTAGATATACGCTTTGTGGACAAGTCTAATGGTATCACAGACAAGTATTCACCCTGTGTTAAGGTCCTGTTCTTTGCAGAGGGTATTTTACTCAGTGAGGATGTGTTATAAGAAAGACCCACTGCTCCAAAATGTAGAGGTGAATGCTGTTTAAGGTGAGGGTTTTCAGTTAAGAAGTTCCCAGCAGTAACAGGTGGAAACATTTCTTCTCTGGCACTACCGTCAGGCTTTTGAGGGTCAAAGTGTATTTGTGTTGAACTGGAATCAGGCAGAAAATATCCTCTGACTGATGTTCCAAGTAATGGCTTCCTTGGACTGGCTGTTTCTCTGGTTTTATCCTGACTGTGTCCTGGTGTAGGATCTGCTGCAGTGGAGGGATACATTTTCTTACTCTCTCCAAGGATTAACTCATCAGTTGAATCAAAACTACAGGAACCAATGGGTGGGATGTAAAGAGATGGAGAGTATCCTGCATGCTTCCTTTCATCTGGTGGTATATATAGACTTTGGACATTATTCCAGTTTGATGTAGGCGATGAAAGTATATTGTTAGTCTCTTGTCCTTTCGACTTCTCTCTAGTTCTGGACCCTCGGAAAACAGCGCCAAGCCGTTGTTTTtgggaaggagaaggaagacCCCCTCCCCTGATCGCACGGGATGACCTGAGGTCATTGAAAGCGGTCAAAGTTACGGGACGCAAACCGAAGAATTTTTTTCTTGGTGGTTTACCATAACCACCTAATGTGCTACTAGATAACTCAACTCCCTTTTCTCTGTCATAACATGCAGCAGAGTCTGAATCTTTGTCCACTTTGGTGGAGGGCTGAAAGGTGGACGGACCAGCTGCTGCATACAGCTCAGTTCTCCTGGTATCATCCTGACTGTGTCCTGGTGTAGCATCTGCTGCAGTGGAGAGAGTCTTCATCACCGTTTCTCTGAGTAGACCAGGTGAAGGTCGAGCTAACGTGTAGTCAGAAAAGTCAGTAGCAGCAGTCACTTTAGGTATAGACATCCCATATAAAGATAATGGAACTTGGTGGAATGCAGGATTGAGGATGGACTGATAGCTGGAAGGTGGAATGTGATAGGATTGGATACGTTGAAGAGGACGATGTGCTCTGTCATAAAAACTAGCAAAGCCTGAATCTTTGTCCTCTTTGGTGGAGGGCTGAAAGGTGGATGGACCAGCTGCTGCATGCAGCTCAGTTCTCCTGGTATCATCCTGACTGTGTCCTGGTGTAGGATCTGCTGCAATGATATACGTTTCCTGACATTCATTAAAGATTAACTCATCAGCTGAATCAAAACGAGAGGAAGCTctcatttgttttcctgttcTCCAATCCGAGATGGTGGGTAAATGTTCAATGGATGAGATGTAAAGAGAAGGAGAATATTCTGCGTGTGCCATTAAACGTGATGGTATATATGGACTTAGGAAATTATTCCTGTGTGATGTAGATGTGGTAGGTAAGGAAAAATGGGAAACATCTAACGGGAAGCGGCGGTGAGGTACTATATTGTGAGGCACTTGTCCTTTCGATTTTTCTGTAGTTCTGGATCCTCGCACACTAGCACGGTTTGGATATTTTTGTGTAGGAGAAGGAAGAGCATCCCCCATGTACACACTGGATGACCCCAAAACAAGGGGAGACAAACCGGAGGAAACTCTGGAAGGCAATATGCTGGCTTCTTTTCTTGGCAGTTGATCATGACCACCCACTGTGCTACCAGATAACTCAACTCCCTTTACTCTGTCATAACATGCAGCAGAGTCTGAATCTTTGTCGTCTGTGGTGGAGGGCTGAAAGGTGGACGGACCAGCTGCTGCATGCAGCTCAGTTCTCCTGGTATCATCCTGACTGTGTCCTGGTGTAGGATCTGCTGCAGTGGGATACGTTTTCTTACTCTCTCCAAGGATTAACTCATCAGTTGGATCAAAACTAGAGGAAgcccacattttttttctggttctcCAATCAGAGATGGTAGGTAAATGTTCAATGGGTGGGATGTAAAGAGAGGGAGAATATCCTGCATGCTTCCTTTCATCTGATGGTATATATGGACTTTGGACATTATTCCAGTTTAATGTAGTCGAGGAAAATATATTATGAGTTGCTTGTCCTTTCGATTTCTCTCTAGGTCTTGACCCTTGGAAAACAACACCGAGCCGTTGTTTTTGTGAAGGAGAAGGAAGACCATCCACCCTGATCACACCGGATGACCTGAGTACAGGTAAAGAGAAAGTAGAGGCATATCTGTGAGGCAAACCTCTGACTTCTTGTCTCGACAGTTCATCTTGAACACCTTCCTCTGAGCACTTCTCATCTGCAGTCATCTGTTTTTCTGAGATGGAAGTTTGACCTCCTTGATTTTTGCGTAATGACTCATCTCCATCTTTCGTCAGCTCCTCCTCAGTCTCTGGTGAGTCATCCGACTTCTTATCCCAGTCTGTATCATGCTgagcagggagaggaagaggaggaggaggaggagaaggtgctCCCTCTGTTTGCTCCatctcttcttttccttttacaaCTTCATCTCAAATAGAAACTTTTAAAacaactttgtgtttttcttctggtcCCAGAACCTAAAATAAAGCATAGGATTGAAAATTAAACTCCAAATTCCTTTATAAGTAGTTTTAGATTTTAAAATCCTATATCAATCGTGGACACTATAAGAGAGAGGATGCGTCTCACACCATCGTGTCGGCATCTAAACGAGCCAAAACCTGCGATAAGACTTTAGGAAGCAGCTATTGTTCTTCAAAAACTGCTTTAATTACATTTAGGTTttgtttaattacatttatgttttctgtcattCTACAGAAACGCCAACTTTAAAAAGGGCAagactagggatgtcccgatccgattgGGATCGAAGGATCTGGGCATTTTTAtgctgatcggaatcggcaattttgaacgtggacccaagcccgttttttttttcttttttacgtCGGGAAAATTTGTGGCAGAATGCAGACGCCAgtaacgttactctggcaaacctgtgaataaagtgtctgcagagTGGAAATAGtttaaattagaaagcgaaagcagtccaacagCGACATGTAGCCTAACATCTGTTATACAGCTGTTT
Coding sequences:
- the LOC115569918 gene encoding NACHT, LRR and PYD domains-containing protein 1b allele 2-like, whose product is MSVQSENASGAESDAQMEMETSLTDVKSSITNTLPTVSATSTTHQLPDFQVRSELSDSDPELLLDCSDLDFSLLFEDFFNTEGSGENINNKPQPSECEAGGDDDTLVKMEAPVPAVSSSGTNTQPTRPHLQLSSDPGWSQRGSSCLPRSHSVPSLSQISCAENKTFRPSQSLPDMLLKSSFEEFTPDITVDDNDESYRFLCSCPGLYQCSVTGLVFHMEGEGDVVYRIVSWDRRLLAQHHKKPAGPLFDIKCLQQSVCRLHLPHCEIPSTAGCPFLSVAHLNDEGIEFIPPHRITETHVIINISGFSAFGNVKDEDSPPEPVRALVLLFYRPLSDQNLTSFLNVLMLPRNVVVRDVRRTRKKLVGDELYIETSSHCKLLPKQEYTLSTCPEDDSVLVQPKDAEFDEESYDNYIPSFQVTLKTIMLNMKVLLRDTNSSHIVWQREVCLPSAGLKRPCVQGSSVQILKDIRSSFIEGISGPVLKSLLDKLFEKKVLTDSERESADDKHNREDKARFVIDTVRRKGEAASLEVIEFLREVDPFLCKHLGLIVT